The following are from one region of the Coturnix japonica isolate 7356 chromosome 23, Coturnix japonica 2.1, whole genome shotgun sequence genome:
- the CTPS1 gene encoding CTP synthase 1 isoform X2 translates to MRLCAQQLSPQDPARGNRQMKYILVTGGVISGIGKGIIASSIGTILKSSGLRVTSIKIDPYINIDAGTFSPYEHGEVFVLDDGGEVDLDLGNYERFLDIRLTKDNNLTTGKIYQYVINKERKGDYLGKTVQVVPHITDAIQEWVMRQARIPVDEDGVEPQVCVIELGGTVGDIESMPFIEAFRQFQFKARRENFCNIHVSLVPQPSSTGEQKTKPTQNSVRELRGLGLSPDLIVCRCSTPLDTSVKEKISMFCHVEPEQVICVHDVSSIYRVPLLLEEQGVVDYFRHRLDLPIGRQPRRMLMKWKEMADRYDRLLETCSIALVGKYTKFSDSYASVIKALEHSALAINHKLDIKYIDSADLEPATLQEEPVRYHEAWQKLCGAHGVLVPGGFGVRGTEGKIQAISWARKQKKPFLGVCLGMQLAVVEFARSVLGWADANSTEFDPNTTHPVVIDMPEHNPGQMGGTMRLGKRRTLFQTKNSVMRKLYGDHDFLEERHRHRFEVNPELKKSFEEQGLKFVGQDEEGERMEIIELEDHPFFVGVQYHPEFLSRPIKPSPPYFGLLLASAGRLAHYLQKGCRLSPRDTYSDRSGSSSPDSEITELKFPSFNHD, encoded by the exons ATGCGCTTGTGcgcccagcagctcagcccgCAGGATCCCGCGCGCGGGAACAG GCAGATGAAGTACATCCTGGTGACGGGAGGGGTGATCTCGGGTATCGGCAAAGGGATCATCGCCAGCAGCATCGGCACCATCCTCAAATCCAGCGGGTTGAGAGTCACCTCCATTAAGATCGACCCCTACATCAATATCGACGCCGGAACCTTCTCACCATACGAGCACG gagaagtATTTGTGCTGGATGATGGCGGGGAGGTGGATTTGGACCTTGGTAACTACGAACGCTTCCTCGACATCCGCCTCACCAAAGACAACAACCTGACAACTGGGAAGATCTACCAGTATGTCATCaacaaggagaggaagggagactACCTGGGCAAAACAGTCCAAG TGGTCCCCCACATCACGGATGCCATACAGGAGTGGGTGATGAGGCAGGCGCGCATCCCTGTGGATGAAGATGGAGTGGAACCCCAAGTTTGTGTGATTGAG CTCGGTGGCACAGTGGGTGATATTGAGAGCATGCCCTTCATTGAGGCCTTCCGCCAGTTCCAGTTCAAAGCCAGGAGGGAGAACTTCTGTAACATTCATGTCAGCCTTGTTCCACAG CCGAGCTCCACAGGAGAACAGAAGACAAAACCCACCCAAAACAGCGTCCGGGAGCTCAGAGGTCTCGGTCTCTCCCCAGATCTG ATCGTTTGCAGGTGCTCCACTCCCCTGGATACCTCCgtgaaagaaaagatttccatGTTCTGTCACGTCGAACCAGAGCAG GTCATCTGCGTTCACGATGTCTCTTCTATCTACCGGGTTCCTCTGttgctggaggagcagggggTTGTGGATTACTTCAGGCACAGGTTGGACCTCCCCATTGGCAGGCAGCCCCGCAGGATGCTCATGAAGTGGAAGGAGATGGCTGACAG GTATGACCGTCTCCTCGAGACGTGCTCCATTGCACTTGTTGGCAAGTACACCAAGTTTTCAGACTCCTACGCCTCCGTCATTAAAGCACTGGAACATTCTGCACTGGCTATTAACCATAAACTTGACATCAAG TACATTGACTCTGCTGACTTGGAACCTGCCACCCTGCAGGAGGAACCTGTCCGATACCACGAGGCCTGGCAGAAGCTGTGTGGTGCCCA TGGCGTTTTGGTTCCTGGTGGATTTGGTGTTCGGGGCACAGAAGGCAAAATCCAAGCTATTTCCTGggcaagaaaacagaagaaacccTTCTTAG GAGTCTGCTTGGGAATGCAGTTGGCAGTTGTGGAGTTTGCACGCAGTGTTCTTGGTTGGGCAG ATGCGAACTCAACAGAATTTGACCCCAACACCACTCATCCAGTG GTGATCGACATGCCAGAACACAACCCTGGGCAGATGGGTGGAACTATGAGGCTTGGCAAGAGAAGAACTCTCTTCCAAACGAAGAACTCAGTCATGA GGAAGCTGTACGGCGATCATGATTTCTTGGAGGAGAGGCACAGACACAGATTTGAG GTCAATCCAGAGCTGAAGAAATCTTTTGAAGAGCAAGGCTTGAAGTTTGTCGGCCAGGATGAGGAAGGAGAGCGGATGGAAATCATTGAGTTAGAAG ACCATCCATTCTTTGTGGGCGTTCAGTACCACCCTGAATTCCTCTCCAGACCCATCAAGCCATCCCCGCCGTACTTCGGGCTGCTGCTGGCGTCTGCAGGAAGGCTCGCACATTAcctgcagaagggctgcaggcTCTCACCCAG GGACACATACAGCGACAGGAGCGGCAGCAGCTCGCCTGACTCGGAGATAACGGAGCTCAAGTTTCCATCCTTCAATCACGACTGA
- the CTPS1 gene encoding CTP synthase 1 isoform X1, producing the protein MRTAARRPHALVRPAAQPAGSRAREQTGRQMKYILVTGGVISGIGKGIIASSIGTILKSSGLRVTSIKIDPYINIDAGTFSPYEHGEVFVLDDGGEVDLDLGNYERFLDIRLTKDNNLTTGKIYQYVINKERKGDYLGKTVQVVPHITDAIQEWVMRQARIPVDEDGVEPQVCVIELGGTVGDIESMPFIEAFRQFQFKARRENFCNIHVSLVPQPSSTGEQKTKPTQNSVRELRGLGLSPDLIVCRCSTPLDTSVKEKISMFCHVEPEQVICVHDVSSIYRVPLLLEEQGVVDYFRHRLDLPIGRQPRRMLMKWKEMADRYDRLLETCSIALVGKYTKFSDSYASVIKALEHSALAINHKLDIKYIDSADLEPATLQEEPVRYHEAWQKLCGAHGVLVPGGFGVRGTEGKIQAISWARKQKKPFLGVCLGMQLAVVEFARSVLGWADANSTEFDPNTTHPVVIDMPEHNPGQMGGTMRLGKRRTLFQTKNSVMRKLYGDHDFLEERHRHRFEVNPELKKSFEEQGLKFVGQDEEGERMEIIELEDHPFFVGVQYHPEFLSRPIKPSPPYFGLLLASAGRLAHYLQKGCRLSPRDTYSDRSGSSSPDSEITELKFPSFNHD; encoded by the exons ATGCGCACTGCAGCGCGCCGGCCTCATGCGCTTGTGcgcccagcagctcagcccgCAGGATCCCGCGCGCGGGAACAG ACCGGCAGGCAGATGAAGTACATCCTGGTGACGGGAGGGGTGATCTCGGGTATCGGCAAAGGGATCATCGCCAGCAGCATCGGCACCATCCTCAAATCCAGCGGGTTGAGAGTCACCTCCATTAAGATCGACCCCTACATCAATATCGACGCCGGAACCTTCTCACCATACGAGCACG gagaagtATTTGTGCTGGATGATGGCGGGGAGGTGGATTTGGACCTTGGTAACTACGAACGCTTCCTCGACATCCGCCTCACCAAAGACAACAACCTGACAACTGGGAAGATCTACCAGTATGTCATCaacaaggagaggaagggagactACCTGGGCAAAACAGTCCAAG TGGTCCCCCACATCACGGATGCCATACAGGAGTGGGTGATGAGGCAGGCGCGCATCCCTGTGGATGAAGATGGAGTGGAACCCCAAGTTTGTGTGATTGAG CTCGGTGGCACAGTGGGTGATATTGAGAGCATGCCCTTCATTGAGGCCTTCCGCCAGTTCCAGTTCAAAGCCAGGAGGGAGAACTTCTGTAACATTCATGTCAGCCTTGTTCCACAG CCGAGCTCCACAGGAGAACAGAAGACAAAACCCACCCAAAACAGCGTCCGGGAGCTCAGAGGTCTCGGTCTCTCCCCAGATCTG ATCGTTTGCAGGTGCTCCACTCCCCTGGATACCTCCgtgaaagaaaagatttccatGTTCTGTCACGTCGAACCAGAGCAG GTCATCTGCGTTCACGATGTCTCTTCTATCTACCGGGTTCCTCTGttgctggaggagcagggggTTGTGGATTACTTCAGGCACAGGTTGGACCTCCCCATTGGCAGGCAGCCCCGCAGGATGCTCATGAAGTGGAAGGAGATGGCTGACAG GTATGACCGTCTCCTCGAGACGTGCTCCATTGCACTTGTTGGCAAGTACACCAAGTTTTCAGACTCCTACGCCTCCGTCATTAAAGCACTGGAACATTCTGCACTGGCTATTAACCATAAACTTGACATCAAG TACATTGACTCTGCTGACTTGGAACCTGCCACCCTGCAGGAGGAACCTGTCCGATACCACGAGGCCTGGCAGAAGCTGTGTGGTGCCCA TGGCGTTTTGGTTCCTGGTGGATTTGGTGTTCGGGGCACAGAAGGCAAAATCCAAGCTATTTCCTGggcaagaaaacagaagaaacccTTCTTAG GAGTCTGCTTGGGAATGCAGTTGGCAGTTGTGGAGTTTGCACGCAGTGTTCTTGGTTGGGCAG ATGCGAACTCAACAGAATTTGACCCCAACACCACTCATCCAGTG GTGATCGACATGCCAGAACACAACCCTGGGCAGATGGGTGGAACTATGAGGCTTGGCAAGAGAAGAACTCTCTTCCAAACGAAGAACTCAGTCATGA GGAAGCTGTACGGCGATCATGATTTCTTGGAGGAGAGGCACAGACACAGATTTGAG GTCAATCCAGAGCTGAAGAAATCTTTTGAAGAGCAAGGCTTGAAGTTTGTCGGCCAGGATGAGGAAGGAGAGCGGATGGAAATCATTGAGTTAGAAG ACCATCCATTCTTTGTGGGCGTTCAGTACCACCCTGAATTCCTCTCCAGACCCATCAAGCCATCCCCGCCGTACTTCGGGCTGCTGCTGGCGTCTGCAGGAAGGCTCGCACATTAcctgcagaagggctgcaggcTCTCACCCAG GGACACATACAGCGACAGGAGCGGCAGCAGCTCGCCTGACTCGGAGATAACGGAGCTCAAGTTTCCATCCTTCAATCACGACTGA